The sequence TGGACGGTTAGATCAGATGCGACGTCTCGTTCTGATTCGAGTGGCGATACAGGCATCAAGTTGAATATTTGACTGAGTCATATGACCATATAAACTTTCACTTTCCACCATACGTTCCTTTCACGCCCGTTGACGGAACCTGCACGTTCCTCCCGACGTTGTCGCGACCTCCGGGTGATCCAGTGCCCGTTTCCAGAAGCGACAGACATTGAGCATTCGCTCGGGTTTCCGGCGATCTGACGTATTCGCGACAAATCAGGTCAAATGACCAAGTCGTATGATCGAGAAAGTTAACATGGCGTTTTTCGACGGTCGATCATGGTTAACCCGTCGCTTTCGAATGGTGTAGTCAATGAACGGAGAGCGGTCGTTCCGGCGTGGATGCGAAAGTTGTAGTCACGCCTGACACAGCGTGACGAGACGCGCTCCGGGATCGAATAGCCACACCTGTAGCGACGATCTGCGGCGGTTTAAGTCTTGCATTCGGGTTTGCGCGCATGGCCCTGGAGTCGCGGGAGCGGCCGTCGGTCTAGTTGCCTGACGTGCGCCACTCCTGTACCGAATCGAACGCGCGCCGTTGATGATGGGCTCGAACTCGCTGGGCGGGAACGCTATGGTCACAAATATCGGGAACAAGCCGGATTTGACTTATGCCGATGGTCGCGAGGCTCAGTCGGCGTGATACCCGATTTCAAAAAAGTCATCGGTACTGCCTGGAGTGGACATTTTTGGAAGCGGTTCATGGTGTTGCTTTGATGTCTTCTGCAAAAGAGATGTGGCGCAGACCAGGCGATCGGGCATGCAAGCTGCTCGCTCGTCGGAAGCGCCCGCGTACGGGGCTCCCGTGCCATTGCGTGCGCCACGATCGACATCCTTCTCCGGGAGGCGCCCATGCGCGAAGCGAACCATCCATCCCGCGCCCGGCCGGGCACGCGCGACCGGGCCTCGGCCGATCCACGGGCGGTCATGGTCAGGCATCCCGTCACGCGCGCGTTCGAACGATTCGCGTCGCACGTGACCGTGTGGGCCGGCTCGCCGATCGCGTTCGGCAGTGCGGTGGCCCTGACGGTGCTGTGGCTCGTCACCGGGCCGTTTTTCCACTATTCGGACGCATGGCAACTCGTCATCAATACCGGGACGACGATCATCACGTTCCTGATGGTGTTCCTGCTGCAGCGCAACCAGAATCGCGACAGCGTCGCGATGCACCTGAAGCTGGATGAACTCGTCGCCGTCACGCACGCGGCAAGCGACCGGCTGATCGGGATCGAGGACGCGTCGGAGGAGGAATTGCGCGCGATGGCCCAGACCTACCTCGACCTGGCGAAGCGGGTGGCTGCCCGGGACGACAAACAGGACGACGGTCGCGATCGCAAGCAGGCCGACCATTCGTCGAAATCCTGACGGGCGGCAGCGCGACGGCGCAACGACCGGCACGCGATCCGCGAACGATTTTTCAAGCGCTTGTCAATTCTGTCCCGGCGCCGCGGCGGGTTGCGGCTTCTGCACGATGACGCGCCGTGAGATGTGCGAACGCCATTGCCCGACGGCCTGCAAGCATTTTTTACCGGCGCTCGCATGCTGCGCCGGGAACGGAAATCGCTCCGAAAGTGAATGCTGCACGACAGATATTCGTCATTCAGATCGCCCGCGTGGGTAACGAACCTTCCGTATGTGCGGGAGATCGCGTGCGACGACGAAGCACAACTCGATGCAGTGCGGTCCGTGGACGCCGGCAGTGCGGTTGCCTGGCACCCGGAGATCCGTCGTCGGCACGATTCGGTCACGCGCTTGTCTCTCGCCGGGTGACCGGATGCCGATGGGCGGCAAGCGCGCTTTCAAGCGACATCGTTTCCGGTGTTTCAGGAGAGGCGCTTCATTCAGCGATTTCGCGATCCATTGTCAAGAGGGCAACGCCATGCACGCATTCACGAACTTGAGCCCATTGGTCTCGTTGATCGCCGGCATTCTCATTCTGGTGGTACCGCGCCTGCTGAACTACATCGTTGCAATCTACTTGATCGTCATCGGATTGCTCGGACTTTTCGGCGGACATTTCCACTGATGCGCCGCGCCGGAATCTAGAGATGTTCGACGCGTACCTCGACTGAATCGCTGGGCACCGTCAATCGCGTGCGGCCAAGCAGTGCGTCTGCGGGCGCGGCTTCGTCCGGGTTCAACGGCTTCACCTTGTTGAACGTGACGGAAAAGTATTCCGGCGTGACAGTGGCCGATGCGTAAGGAGTGAGGGCGCCGGGGCTCCTCTTGTTGCCGGCACTGCCGTGCTCGCCGGCTGCGAGACGGTGGCGGGCGCAGGCCAGGACATTGCCATGGGCGGCCGGGCGATCAAGCACGAGGCGTATGAAGCCAGATCAGCAGCAGCACGCACTGGAATCAGTTCGGCGTGCAAGCCGACTACTTCCTGTCGAAGCGTACGGACGTCTATGCTCAGATGGTGTACCAGCGTGGTACGAAGGGCGCCGGTTTGGGGGCATCGATCTACAACGGCGATATCAACGCGTTCCCGAGCTCGAAGGTCAGCCAGACTGCGGCGACGGTTGGCCTGCGTCACAGCTTCCAAGCGTCACAGGTGTCGTCCTGCATTGGCGGAACAAACGGGCTCGATTCGCGTTTTGACGGAAGCCACGAGCAACATCTCCGAACTTCGACACCGATGATCCGTGTTTCGGTTCGAGTACGGCATCGACAGGGCCCGTGTCGCAGCCTCGTGGAACTACCAAGTTGCCGCAAGTTTCCCCGTGTGGTCAAATGACCATATCAATTGACCAATTTGGGCATAGCCCCCTGACTCGGAAGTCGCGTCTCGGGGGCATGAATTTGCCTGCCAAGCAGGGTGCGATGGAGGCGAAACAAACAGGATGGTGGCCGTCGCCCGTCGACTGTATGCCGACAACGTGATCCGCGGCGCCGCCGACTGTCGGTCGACCACGCAGTCATATCGTTGCGACCAGGGATGAATCTCGCGTGGTTCGAGTCACCCCGGCTTGTTCACGCGCGTGACGAGGCGATTTGCGTCGCGCAATTATTCAAACGGGACAGAGGAGATTGGGTATGGAAAAGATCTGGCTTGATGCCTATCCGCCGGAGGTTCCGGCAGAGATTGATTCCGGCGCGTATCGCAACATCAGTGCATTGATTGAACAAAGCTTCAGCAAGTTTCACGCGAATCCGGCGTTTGCGTGCGATGGAAAGCAGATCACCTATGGTGAGCTCGACGTGCTGTCTCGATCACTGGCCGCGTGGCTGCAATCACGGGGGCTCGAACGTGGTGCGCGCGTCGCCATCATGATGCCGAATGTGTTGCAGTACCCGATCTCGATTTGTGCCGTCCTGCGCGCCGGCTACGCTGTCGTCAACGTGAACCCGCTCTATACGCCCCGCGAGCTGCAACATCAGCTGAATGACAGTGGCGCGGAGGCGATCGTCATTCTCGACGGCTGCACTGCAACGCTGGATGCAATCATCGCGCACACGCAGGTGAAGCATGTTCTGGTTGCCGCGCAGGGCAACGCTGCCGCCGCGGAACAGACGCCGAGCCCGCATGTGAAATTCGACGACGCGATTGAGGAGGGCCGTCGGGGCAAATTCGTGCTGGCGTCCCCGTCGCCGGACGATGTCGCCTTTCTCCAATACACGGGCGGGACAACCGGTGTGTCGAAAGGCGCGACGCTGTTGCACCGGAACATCGTCGCGAATGTATTGCAGACCGACGTCTGGCTCAAACCCGCGCGCGATTGGCGCCCTGACGTGACGCAGTTCATCACGGTGGCGGCACTTCCGATCTATCACATCTTTGCGCTCAACGTTTGCTGCCTGTTGACGATGCACACGGGTGGGCTTTGCGTACTGGTGCCGAATCCGCGGGACATCGGCGGGATGATCCAGTCGCTCGCCGGATACAAGGTCACGAGCTTTCCGGGCGTCAATACGCTCTTCAACGCGATGCTCCATCACCCCGAATTCTCGCGCCTCGATTTGTCCAATCTGCTGCTGGCCAACGGCGGCGGGATGGCCACGCAAGAAGCGGTTGCAAGGCGCTGGAAGGAGATGACCGGCGCGCCGATCATCGACGGATACGGGCTGTCCGAGACATCACCCTGCGTCGCGATCAATCCCGTGGCCGGTCGTGAGTTCAACGGCACGATTGGCCTGCCGTTGCCCTCCACCGAAGTGTCGATCCGGGACGACGACGGCAAGGAGTTGCCGCCCGGCGCAGCCGGAGAGCTGTGCATTCGTGGGCCGCAGGTGATGGCGGGCTACTGGCAGCGACCGGACGAGACCGCGAAGGTGATGACCGCGGACGGCTTCTTCCGATCGGGTGACATTGCGTCGATCTCCGAGGATGGATTCGTGCGAATCGTCGACCGCAAGAAGGACATGATCCTCGTGTCCGGTTTCAACGTCTACCCGAACGAGATCGAAGAGGTCGTTGCCAACCACCCTGGCGTATTCGAGGTCGCGGTCATCGGCGTACCCGACGAGCATTCCGGAGAGGCCGTCAAGCTGTTCGTGGTCAGGAAAGATCCGGAGCTGACATTCGACGACCTGATGGCGTTCTGCAAAGGCCAGCTCACGGGTTACAAGCGCCCGAAAAGCATCGAGTTTCGCGACAGCCTGCCAAAGAGCAACGTCGGGAAGATTCTTCGGCGCGAGTTGCGGGTGCCGAACAATTGACGTGATCGACCGAGGCGATGCGGGAAGGTGGAGCGGCCCGCATCGCACGTCTCCGAGCCGGCGCGATGGTGTATCAGGCGTGCTTGCGACACAAAGTCGGCGACAGCAGTTGTACCCACCCCGTCGCTTCTCTGGCGGGCGTCTTCCACGGATATCCCTGAGCACGCACCCGGTCCCCCGATTTCAGCCGTCATCAAACGACGGTAGGGGATTGAGGCGAAAGGGAGCCCCCGCTCAACCTTCGAGCAGGGATACAGAGGCAATCAAGGTGGGGATGCCGGTCGGGATTTGGCGCCGTACTCCCCTGGAAGGGTTCGCCGCGTGAGCCCGAGTGTCGAGTGTCGCGACAAATGGTCCAACGGGCCGTCGTGCCGGTTCAAGAGCGAAACCTGTCAACCGAAGCACGAACAACTCGCCAGGCGGGTCGTGTTCGGCAAGCATCCCCGGAAAGGTAGGAAATGCCCGCATGAGCGGAGCGGCCGCTCTATTCGTTCTATGGGCAACGGCGCGTTCCGTCAGACAACTTCGAACAAGCCGGTTGCGCCCATCCTGCCCCCACGCACATCGACACGACGACGTAGCGCGCACCGCGTCGTTTGCCTTCGATCAGTGCGTGTCCGACCAGACGGGCGCCTGTCATCCCGTACGGATCACCGATCGAAATGCTGCCGCCGTTGACGTCGTATCGGGCCGGACCGATTCCCGGCTTGTCACGGCAGTACAGCACCTGGCATGCAAATGCCTCGTTGAGCTCCCACGGTCCGATGTCGTCGACTGTCAGGCCATGAAGCTTCAGGTGCTGGGGATCGCGTAGATGGGACCGATGCCCATCTACTCGGACGCAGGCCGGGATCGAAGAACGAGTCGCATCCGTTCCGGAAAGCAGTGGCGGGGCAGGTCGAATTTCCGAAGCAACCGGAAGTGGGATGAACCCCGTCACAGTCATGCAAACACGTCGGCGACATATCTGCCATGCTCCCGCTCCATCGTGTCGATCCACGCACTGGCGCTCTCATCGTTCTCGCCAGTAGTCTCCTGATAAATGCGACCAAGCGTGGCACGGACGGCGGGCGCCATATTCTTTCCATCCCCGCAGACAAAGACGGTGGCACCTTGCGAAAACAGTGCGGAGATTCTCTCGCGTTCCAGCCAGACTTTGTCTTGAACGAATCGGGCACCTTCCTCCGGGCGGTTTGAATAAGCCGGCATCACTTCGACCACACCGCATCGTGCCCATTCGTCGAGTTCGTCGCGATAGAGAAAGTCGACGTCGGGGTCATCGATCCCGAAGAACAGCAACGACGTGCCGACGTTCTCCCCCCGCTGTTTCTGTAATGCGCGCTCTTGCAGAAAGCCGCGGAATGGGGCGATACCGGAACCGGCGCAGATCAGAATCATCGGAAGATCGGGTTCGGCTGGTGGCCGAAAGCGTGCATTCGATGGCCTGACTGCAACGGACAAGCTGTCACCCGTGTTGAGTCGCGCGAGATACGACGATGCCACCCCTTCATGACGACCATTGCCGGAGAGCGCCGGTGCATCGACCACGGCCACCGTCAGCGTGACATGGTCCGCTTTCCAAAGCGGGGACGACGAGATCGAGTACTGGCGTGCTTTCAGCGCGGGCAGCATATCAAGGAACTTTTCGAGCGACAGGTCGACGGATCCGAAGCGTTCGAGCAGATCCATGACGGTTGTCCGCTTTCCCAGAATCTCGCATTCGAAACCGTCGGCGCTCAGGCGCTCAAGCTCGACCTTCTCGGGTGGGCAACGCGTGGCAGCGGCCAGGCTGGATACTTGTGATCGAGTTGCGGGAACGGCGAGTTCGACATAGCTCGAAAACAGTTCACCGCAACCTATTGCCTGGCCGAGCGGAAGGCGCGGATTGCTTGACGTTCCTTCGATCACCACCTGAGTGTCCCAGCTCACGCGAAACCGGCGCAAGACGCGATCGACGTTGTTTTTCGCGTTGCGGGGCAGAACGGCCAGATAATCTCCCGATCGATAAGTCATCGCTTCCGGAAGTTTCAATTCAATGTGCTTCTTAGAGCGGCTGCCAGCCACGCTAATGTCGACCAGCTCTCTATTGTCGACGATGGACGCATGCGCCATGTCGCCCAAGTTAAGCACCTTTTCACGGGAACTCCCGGCGAAGCTTACTTTCAATGCGACATCGTCATGTTGAATAACCGGGATTTCCTTCCCGGCGCTGATTGCAAAGCGATTCCACATTTCGGTGTACCAACGGTCGAATTCACCAAAGAAGTCGCCACCGGAATCGAGTTCGCCTCTGAAGTGCACTCGCGTAGCACCGGCCTTCTCGAGGGCTTCATCGACGCGCTTGGGAATCGCCTGGTATGTCCGTGCCCATTGTTTGTTGCCGCACCCAAGAACTGAAAAATGGACGCCGTCGAGCGCACCCTCGTCCAGTGCTTCGACATACGGGACGAATGATTTTGCGTTGTCTGGCGGCTGTCCTTCGTAGGAAGCGGTGACGATCACGATTGCAGGATATCCGCCGAGTTTTCCTGCGAAGTCGTCGAGCGGCGCGCACGTGGCGTGAAAGCCGTGACGACTCGCGTCCCCTGCAATGCGTCTTGCAAAGGATTCGGCGGAGCCGGTATTTCCCCCGAAGAGGACGAGCAGATTCGACAAATCTTCGCCGGGTGCGATCGACTGAACCGGAGCGACGCTGGGGCTTTGAGCGTTCGAGCGGGCGTGAAGGGCCGTATCGGGCACTTTAAGCGCACCTCGGGCCCGCGGTTTCACGTTCACCCGGAAGCCCGCCGGCTTCAGCGTCAGCGTTTCGGCGACGTCCAGCTCGTAGTCCGGATCGGCGAAAGAGAAATCGAATCGCTGAAGCAGCATGATCAGAACGAGATGGGCTTCCTGCATGGCAAAAGGGCGGCCGATACAGGCACGTGCGCCATTGCCGAAGGGTTTCCATGAATTGGGCGGGAGTTGCTCCGCATTCTCCGGAGCAAATCGCTCCGGACGAAACGCCTCGACATCCTCGCCCCAGACGCTCACATCCCGATGCAGCATGGGCGTCAGGATCATGATGATGTCGTCGGGAGAAACGGCATATTTCCCGCCGAACGTGGTGTCGGCAAGCGGCTTCACGGCGAATCCCGGCGCTGTCGGCCAGATTCGCAACGTCTCCATGAGGATTTGTTCGACGTAGCGAAGTCGTGCGAGATGCTCGATCCGTGGTGTCTCGCTGCCCACGACCTCGTCGACCATGTCCCGTGCTTTTTGCAGGATGTCCGGGTTTTTGAGGAGGAAATAGGTGGCAAAGGACAGGAGCCCGCTGGTCGTTTCATGTCCGGCGATGAGAAATGTAATCATCTGGAAGACGATGTTCTCGTCATCCAGTTTTTCTCCCGTCACCGGATCGATGCCGTTCAGCATTCGGTCCAGCAGGTCCATCGACTCTTCGTTGACGTGCGGGTTCTTCCGCCGGTCTTCGATCATTTTGGTCGCGAGCGATCGCATGACTTCGATGTCCGCGTCGAACTGTCGACTGCGCTTGACCATCAGCTTCGAAACAAGTTTGGGGCGCAACTCGCGCTTTCCGGCCTCGCTGAGGGTGTTGACCATGGCATCGACAAACGGATGCTGGTCTTCACGGTAGAAGCTGTTGAAACGACAATCAAACGCACAAAGGGCAATCGTATCGAGCGTCAGTCGAGTCATGTGATCGGACACATCGACCGGCGTCTCCGGGCCGAACCGCTCCCAATGAAGAAACATCTGGTCGGCGATGTCGACCATCTTGTCGAACATCGACCAGATGCTGAGCGGGCCGAACGCCTGCATCAGCACGCGATGCGCTTTGGCCCAGTTCGGTTCGTCACCGAATGCGGTAAATAACCCGTCCCCGATCGCGGGTCTGAGTTCGAGCAGCGACTGGTGTACGCACTTCTGAAATCGGGTTTCGTCACACACTTCATCCACAAGTGTTTGTCCGCTGACAACGTAGTAACCTTGCCCGAACACCTCGAACCAGTAGACCGGCCCGTAAGTGCGCGCGAGATCCATCATCTTTGCGAGTGGAGAAGGCCCGAGGACCTCCATCAGATGACCGATGACGGGTTTCAGGGGCGGCTGGGGGACGAGGGATGAGGATTTCATTTCAATAGCCTTTCAGGGGTGTGTCGGCGCATCGCATCTCAATCTATTGAACAAATGTAAAATAGACAAAACCACGTGTCCAGAGCTTTTTATGCCACCTGATGTAAGCCCTAATACCGCCGATCCTCGCTTTCAACGGAGTTACGACGCGCTCGTTCGCGCCGTGACCGAACTGCTCGACGACGCGCCGCTGAACACACTCAGCATTGCTCAATTGGTGCAGCGTGCCGGGGTCGCTCGCCCGACGTTCTATCAGCACTTTCCCGATCTTCAGGCCGCGGCTCAGC comes from Burkholderia lata and encodes:
- a CDS encoding low affinity iron permease family protein, yielding MREANHPSRARPGTRDRASADPRAVMVRHPVTRAFERFASHVTVWAGSPIAFGSAVALTVLWLVTGPFFHYSDAWQLVINTGTTIITFLMVFLLQRNQNRDSVAMHLKLDELVAVTHAASDRLIGIEDASEEELRAMAQTYLDLAKRVAARDDKQDDGRDRKQADHSSKS
- a CDS encoding DUF3096 domain-containing protein, whose translation is MHAFTNLSPLVSLIAGILILVVPRLLNYIVAIYLIVIGLLGLFGGHFH
- a CDS encoding AMP-binding protein is translated as MEKIWLDAYPPEVPAEIDSGAYRNISALIEQSFSKFHANPAFACDGKQITYGELDVLSRSLAAWLQSRGLERGARVAIMMPNVLQYPISICAVLRAGYAVVNVNPLYTPRELQHQLNDSGAEAIVILDGCTATLDAIIAHTQVKHVLVAAQGNAAAAEQTPSPHVKFDDAIEEGRRGKFVLASPSPDDVAFLQYTGGTTGVSKGATLLHRNIVANVLQTDVWLKPARDWRPDVTQFITVAALPIYHIFALNVCCLLTMHTGGLCVLVPNPRDIGGMIQSLAGYKVTSFPGVNTLFNAMLHHPEFSRLDLSNLLLANGGGMATQEAVARRWKEMTGAPIIDGYGLSETSPCVAINPVAGREFNGTIGLPLPSTEVSIRDDDGKELPPGAAGELCIRGPQVMAGYWQRPDETAKVMTADGFFRSGDIASISEDGFVRIVDRKKDMILVSGFNVYPNEIEEVVANHPGVFEVAVIGVPDEHSGEAVKLFVVRKDPELTFDDLMAFCKGQLTGYKRPKSIEFRDSLPKSNVGKILRRELRVPNN
- a CDS encoding bifunctional cytochrome P450/NADPH--P450 reductase, which encodes MKSSSLVPQPPLKPVIGHLMEVLGPSPLAKMMDLARTYGPVYWFEVFGQGYYVVSGQTLVDEVCDETRFQKCVHQSLLELRPAIGDGLFTAFGDEPNWAKAHRVLMQAFGPLSIWSMFDKMVDIADQMFLHWERFGPETPVDVSDHMTRLTLDTIALCAFDCRFNSFYREDQHPFVDAMVNTLSEAGKRELRPKLVSKLMVKRSRQFDADIEVMRSLATKMIEDRRKNPHVNEESMDLLDRMLNGIDPVTGEKLDDENIVFQMITFLIAGHETTSGLLSFATYFLLKNPDILQKARDMVDEVVGSETPRIEHLARLRYVEQILMETLRIWPTAPGFAVKPLADTTFGGKYAVSPDDIIMILTPMLHRDVSVWGEDVEAFRPERFAPENAEQLPPNSWKPFGNGARACIGRPFAMQEAHLVLIMLLQRFDFSFADPDYELDVAETLTLKPAGFRVNVKPRARGALKVPDTALHARSNAQSPSVAPVQSIAPGEDLSNLLVLFGGNTGSAESFARRIAGDASRHGFHATCAPLDDFAGKLGGYPAIVIVTASYEGQPPDNAKSFVPYVEALDEGALDGVHFSVLGCGNKQWARTYQAIPKRVDEALEKAGATRVHFRGELDSGGDFFGEFDRWYTEMWNRFAISAGKEIPVIQHDDVALKVSFAGSSREKVLNLGDMAHASIVDNRELVDISVAGSRSKKHIELKLPEAMTYRSGDYLAVLPRNAKNNVDRVLRRFRVSWDTQVVIEGTSSNPRLPLGQAIGCGELFSSYVELAVPATRSQVSSLAAATRCPPEKVELERLSADGFECEILGKRTTVMDLLERFGSVDLSLEKFLDMLPALKARQYSISSSPLWKADHVTLTVAVVDAPALSGNGRHEGVASSYLARLNTGDSLSVAVRPSNARFRPPAEPDLPMILICAGSGIAPFRGFLQERALQKQRGENVGTSLLFFGIDDPDVDFLYRDELDEWARCGVVEVMPAYSNRPEEGARFVQDKVWLERERISALFSQGATVFVCGDGKNMAPAVRATLGRIYQETTGENDESASAWIDTMEREHGRYVADVFA